A segment of the Deltaproteobacteria bacterium genome:
GCCCGGCCGGGAATTCACCGTGGGCGTGGTTGGCACCGGGCCCCGGGCCAGGGCCCTGCCGGTCATGGAGGTCGTCCTGGTCGACGGCAAGGCCGAGGCTGGGGCCTACACCTACGGCAACAAGGCCCTCTATGAGGACCGGGTCCACTATTGCCTGGCCGACGACGGAGCCGCGTGGCACGCCGCCGAGGTGGCCGTGGCCGCCCACAGGGGCCTGGGCCTGCGTGACGTCAGCCGGGTCGATCTCCGCCTGGACGCCGGGGGCACGCCCCACTTCATGGAGGTCAACCCCCTGCCAGGACTCCATCCGGGCCATTCAGACCTGCCCATCATGTGCCGCCTGGCAGGGGTCACCTACCGGGAACTCATCGCCATGATCATGGAGTCGGCCCTGGAACGCCTGCCTGCGGCCATGGGAGAGGCCACCAGGTGCGCGTAGCAGTCCTCAGGAATGCCGTCTCGCCCCAGGCCGCCCTTGAGGATCAGGACACCCTGACCCAGACCTTGGCCGTCCTGGCCGCCCTGGACCGGGCC
Coding sequences within it:
- a CDS encoding D-alanine--D-alanine ligase, translated to PGREFTVGVVGTGPRARALPVMEVVLVDGKAEAGAYTYGNKALYEDRVHYCLADDGAAWHAAEVAVAAHRGLGLRDVSRVDLRLDAGGTPHFMEVNPLPGLHPGHSDLPIMCRLAGVTYRELIAMIMESALERLPAAMGEATRCA